One Deltaproteobacteria bacterium genomic window, GCTGCGAATCCAGGTCCTTCTCAAAAAAACCTGCCAGAAGAGGGTCTTCCTCGAAATTACAGTAGGCCGTGTTTCTGTACTCAGTGCGGCCGAATTCCTTCAGGATAAAGGTTTTCCCCGTCTGCCTCGCACCCTGCAGCAGAAGCGGTTTTCGCCTGGAAGACGATTTCCATGCCAGCAAGTCAGCGTAGATATCTCTTTTCATAATGCAGAATTTTGACAGGTGAAAAGGCTTTTGTCAAGATATTCGGACGAATTATGTGCATAAAATCACTTTTTTCGTATGTAAAAAGTGATTGATCTCACAAAATATGGCCATAGAGGAGGGTCATTTTAAATTTCTTCAACAGGTAACCCTAAAAATATGCGAGAATTTGGTCCCCGCCGCACCGGAGTTGCGGAAGACGGGTTAGGCCTTCCCATGCGGTAACAGTGTCCGTAATGGTCAATTTTAATCGCACCCTTAAGCGCTTTATCAAGGAGGCGTTCCCTGTGGGAGCGGTTTTCCCCGCTAAAGATGGGGTCTGCGACCAGCCGCGACGAGTCGTGGCAAGATGCCACTCACACGGATTTTTTTTGTCCGGGTTCACTTCATAATGAGAATTGCCGTTATCCATCTGTTCCGTTTGCATGGAACTCCTTTTCTGGTATAATGGGTTGATCCAAGTGAAAGGGTTCGTTTGCGGCCGGAACACCCAGCAATACCCGAATTTCGTGCAGACGGCTATCTGCCTTAAGGGCTTTACAAGGCATCAGAAGCCGAAGTGGTTTTTCGGTTTGGCGCATCGTCTCGCCGGCGTCGAAGTCTGGTCATTCGAGTTCGTCGATGGATAGACCTGGCCCGTCGGGTCCACGCCATCAAGCTCCTGATTGATGGGAGTTTCGTCACCGCAAAATCTGCTCCCGATGACGTTGACGCGGTTGTTCTGCTTCCCGTGGATTTTCAGCACCAGATTGAACAGGGAATTGAGGCGGCACTGGAACTGGAGGAAATGGTTTTGACGCGTCGCCCAGAAGAAATATTCGCCGGGGAAGATGAAATCGACTGGAGCGAGTGGATCGCGTTTTTCAGCCGCACACGTGAAGCCGATGGTCGGCGCAAAGGACTTGTGGAGGTTAAACTATGATTCACAATTTGAACGAATACGAAAAAGCGCAAGAAGAAATGCGTATCCTTGAAAAGCGGTTGGAAGGGCTGCAGAGGGACCACCCTGTCGGTTCGAAGGGATTCACGAAGGCCGGCGTTCGGAAGATGATTGCGCGTCTTCACGAAAAACTGGCCGTTTTTGAGGGGAGCGAAGAGGCAAGGCAATCTGTTCCGAATTGATTATCCGCTGTGGGGCTGCCGACCGTGATACGCGGTTTATCCCGTTCCCACGCTCCGCGCGGGAATGCAGGTCTGAAATGTTTGCTTCGGTACCTTTGTGGTTTTCCCGCTTTTCGTTTACCCTTCCCCCGCCTTCATCCTGTCGATTCCCCTAAATCCTTTTCGGCGCTTTGCAGGAAATTTTTAATCTGCAAATAGCCTTCTTTGCGTGCGGCAATTTTTAAACACCGGTTTCCATCTCAACCGCCGCGCCGATAATCAGCATCCCATTTTTTCATGATTTTGTGTGCTCCATGTCTTTGTGTGAGTCCCGCCGGGATTGGCTGCGGTTATCCGTTCTATTTAACACTCATCAAAAACGCCATCAATTCATGGTTAAAGGCCTCGGCCTGTTCGATGTTGGAGAGATGGGCCGCAGAGGGGATGATTACCAGTCTGGATTGCGGGATGCGGTCGTGCATGGCCCGGGAGGCGTCCACAGGCGTTCCAGGATCATCCTCGCCCACCATGATGAGGGTGGGGACCCTTATTCCATGCAGGCGATCCAGGTAGTCGAGGCGGCGAATGGCCTCGCTGCAGCCGACATAGCCGTCTACCCTCGTCGCGAGAATTTGCTGCCGGATCATATCCACCATGGGAGGGTTGAGGGCGATAAAGGGAGGGGTGAACCACCGTTCCAGCGTGGGCTGAACCGTGGGCGCCATCCCCTCTTTTCGGACCAGGTCGATCCGTTCCTGCCAGATCGGGTCGGCGTCTTTGGGAACAACGGCGGCCGTATCGCACAGGGAGAGGCTGTGGAGCCTTTCAGGGTAATCGAGGGCCACGCTCTGACCGATCATCCCGCCCATGGAGAGTCCGACCCAGTGGACCGCATCGATACTCAAGGCATCCAGCAAGGCCACGGCGTCTTCCCCTAATTGTGAAAACGTGTAAGGGGACGCAGTCGCCTCGGAACCCCCGTGCCCCCGGGTATCATAGGCGAGCACACGG contains:
- the pcaD gene encoding 3-oxoadipate enol-lactonase, which translates into the protein MEIKANGIRINYELSEKKDAEVVVLSHSLASSLVMWQPQMDVLSRHLRVLAYDTRGHGGSEATASPYTFSQLGEDAVALLDALSIDAVHWVGLSMGGMIGQSVALDYPERLHSLSLCDTAAVVPKDADPIWQERIDLVRKEGMAPTVQPTLERWFTPPFIALNPPMVDMIRQQILATRVDGYVGCSEAIRRLDYLDRLHGIRVPTLIMVGEDDPGTPVDASRAMHDRIPQSRLVIIPSAAHLSNIEQAEAFNHELMAFLMSVK